In Anopheles bellator chromosome 2, idAnoBellAS_SP24_06.2, whole genome shotgun sequence, the genomic stretch AAAGGATATTGATGTCGGTAAGCGGCTCATGTTACAACTGTTCAGTTCCAACTCGATGATCGCCATGACTGTTGGGacataatattattttatggTGGAAAATGACCATCAAATCAAGATCGTCGCGATCGTTTCGTATTGAACCGACGCCAGTGCAAATCATTCCGCACTCTGGTGATTAACGAAAGTGACAGGGTTAATAAGGATGCACTATATGCTTCGGATCTCATAAACTCCATTGAAACCAAATAAATAGAATCACATGGTGTTGataacgaacgaacaaaataTCCcatcaaacatattttctcGCCATGTTAAAATTTGCTGCCCCCTTAGCGCGAAACAGGTTCTCTCAATAACCCGCGCCATACTCTGATCCTaacggaaagtgaaacggaGCACACCGGATTTTCCGGAACGAGCCCCGCCAAAAGAGATGGGCTCGTTTCAGGTGCACACAGCGCTAAACACGAACACGATCGCGTCTGGTATGGCGCAGGCGCCTCATACCATAATGGCAATTAATGCTGCCCCTCCTTAATGGGAATCTAAGCAGTCGACGAATACAATACCGCTTTGGTGTCTAGAGAGTCCAATAACGAGCTGACCATCCGCGTGGTGGCTTTACAGAAGTTATTAGCTGTCTCGCTACATTCGCACCGCACTGTACGGTCGAAAACATATGACATCATAGGCGAAGCgccgtgttggtgtgttggttgAGCATGTTCCTTGTTCTAGCCCGAAGCGGAATCCGCGCGCTATGGAATTGGCCGTGTTGACGGCGAGACGGGAGGGTCGGCGGAAAGTCGTTAGAGGTGACTCAGGGCTCGGAATTATCCACCAACTCAACCAAAAACGCGCGCCGTCCGCGGGGGCACATACTTACTTTAACGGCTTTCGTGTGAATGTGTTGTTCCCTGAGTCGCGAGAAACTACTACTACGGCCATCACTACTACGCACTTTGCCACATACATCGACACGGCGCGCGTCAGCATCCCTTCCGCCGCCGTGGAACGGTTTGTCGCGAGTTCATTCGTGCTCAGCAACGGAAGTAACAGCACGAGTTCGTTCGCGCGCCGTGCTCCGATTTCCTTCGCGCTCGTGCCGTACGTTTTCCGTGCATTTGTGTTGGTGAGTTTTCCCGACTCGAGTtttcccgaccggccggtgttCTGTTCGCGCAAAAGGACGGCAACAGGGAAGAACTTTTCCTAAGCACCAGAGCGGGCAGAAGCTTTCTAAACGTCTACCGAAGAGGATCTCTCTCGTCCGAAAGCCAGTCCCGTGGAGCACTTTGAACGCTGATACCAACCAGCTGTTTTAACCAGGGACGAGGCTTCCGAGAGCGTAGCCAGAGTGATTGAAAGTTTCTCGTTTTGCAACGTGTTTTGTGGTATTTGGTGAACTTTATCAATTAGTGTTTTGTGAATTTACTTGGTGTTTGGTGCAGAAGTATATGTGCCATCGAAGCATGCCGACTTGCGCGTTCCGATGATTCGACATCAAACTGGAAAGCATCGCCGCGGAACAAGGTCAGCAAAATTCACGGTCGATTGCAGTCTAGGAGGAGGAGTACGCTCAAACACAATCCACAGTAGGCTGGGGAATTTTTCGAGAGGTGCACATAACGGCTCCCGCGACTCCTTGTGCTTTGAAGGGGCTATTAAGATTGGACGTTTTCAGGCCGGCACAACAGCGGTTTGTTCTTTTGGTTTTCGCTGGGAACCGTGAACCGTACTTTCCCGCGTGCGTgctttgtaaataaaaacaatcacacGGTAGGCGGCCTTTGCTAACGCTGGTAACGCAGGTAACGCACCTGCGAGTGATTTACTTGTGCTGGTCGCGGAGCAAAAAGCAACCTTATCTGTCGCGCGCGTATTGAGCCTGTGCTCTTGAGGTGGTTATCATAGGCGTGATAATATAGCGCACCCGGCGGCATTAGAAAAGTGTGCGCTGGCGTTGATTGAAAGAATCTTATCGAAcacttctgcttcttcttcttctcctcctTCTTCGGCAGGCTTCCAGTCGCAGGCCCGTTTAGCGGACAGCCGAATTTTATtgaccgcgcgcgcgagacgACTATCTTGCGGAAGCGCAAAACGGAGGCGCCCGCGGAAGAGTTTGAACAGGATTTTCTGGCGTGTGCAATTGATAGGACGGTATTAAAGTGTTACGGCGGTGGTAGTGTTGTTTAGTCACCACCCTCCCCTCATTGGCCAGTGTGCTTTGGATCGCAATAAACCTGAGGCAAATTGGCCCCAAGAACAAAGTGTGAACGGCAGCAGTGAGCCGTTTAATTAACCCGGATTCAGTTGTTACTGGCACCGACGTGAGGTAAGTCTTTGTTGTGCTTAAAATTATTACGATTAGATTACCCTTTTCGCAATTTATGGTTTCGATGACattgatgatttaattttattgaagcATGCACTCACGCTCGCGGTTTGATTTTGTAACGACGCTGTTTGTACCAATCCTTGACTAACCGTTTGCACTGAACCTCTCACATCGCAGAGCTAGCAGTCCCTTCACCGAGAACTGTCTCTGATTGATAAATGCGCATCTGTGTAGCTTGTTTTGGGGCTGTGAATCATCGCCTTGATGCACTCCGCTGTCCATTTCACGCAACACACAATTTGAGTGCTCTACTGTTTCgattccaccaccagcgtcgGGCTAGGCAAGTGGTTGCGTGTCCAAGGCAGACCAGAGTTTGCCGCACTGGTTATAGTCCTCACCGTGTGCACTATGGACCGCGCCagggaacaaaaaatcatgaaaacTTTAAATCTGGCGTAAACTTTATGTTTCATTCGGATTGTTATTCCAGAGTTgacgttttaatttttaaaatttaacaaatgACCACCATATTTAACTACGATTGAAAACTAAATATTGTGTAAGCAAAATAATATTTGTAATATTTGGCCAATATTTGAAACCTGCCACCCTCATAGTTCGTAGTGCCACGATCAATTGAGCACGGActgatcgtttcgatttcgtaaTACTTTGCCAAGGCGGTGTTAATCAGCCACCCGTGAGGTCGCTTAATGTCGCATTTTGCTCGATTCCGGTTACGATAAACAACACGTAAAGGAACTTATTTCGCGAGGTCACTTTTCGTCCAGCCCAACATGCGCGCACTGCCCTTTTGTAAGATCAGGAGGAGTGACTGTTTACCAAAACGAAACGGTAATCCCAGGTAACAATCTAATCGTTTCGCGCCATCTTTCGCGATACagccgacgacgccgccgacaATCGGTCACTGGCTCAAATTTCCATCAATTGCAAACTTTCCTTGAACTTCATCCCGAATTCATAAATCCTTATCGTCTACCGTGCGGCGGGTAATTCCGGCAAACACTCCTCCGGCGAGTGCGAGAACTTGATTCTTGCGGCATCTATTACCGGACGACTTTGCTCGCTCGGTCGGACCGCCCTCCGGTGGAACCGGTTAAGCCGTATCGTAGAACACCCTCCGGGAAACACACCCCGGCGGCACCGCgcgtttatttcatttatttttaatcagAGTATCGCCCATGGCCCATGCGGCTGGTAAAACCCAAACGTAAGGATTTTCCCATTCACGAGACGCACAGTCCGTTGACTGACCGAGTCCGGCCGGAGTAGGAAAGTCGCCGTCGGCGCTAAGGAGCGCGATTAGGGGCACAAAAGCgaaaacgtaacgtaacgacgacgccgcgaagacgaacagcgatGACGTTATTTGCCTGGGGGGGAGTTCCGCGCCGTTCCTGACGTGGTTTGGCGACGGGCGCGGTGCGCCCGCGCGCGCCTTGCCACAGTATGCGTTGCGCGGTTGATTCCGAACGTTGAAAGGTTCGTCGTGATCGTCAAGAAACgggtgcctgtgtgcgtgagcgGCCGTGGGTGGTGGTCAGCCCGACGGTCCCACGCATACCCCGAATCGATCGCGTGGACAGCgaacaaacacgcacgcacaccaacatGCGCGATCATCGCGATCGAAAAAACGGGTTCGCGATCACGGACGATCACGTTGCGCCTTTCACGCCGCAGCCGTCCTGCTCTCGCGCACTCTGGCTCTCGGGCAACAGCGACGGCGTCACAACAAGTGAACGGTTTAGTGTCCCATACGCGAGAACCGGAACGCATCCGTGAGAGAGTGTGCGGTTGCCCCCACCGTAGCCATCCGTAGGCGACACGGCCGGGCTGGGCAGCGCAGGCCAGCGCAATCGGAAACCGGGAACGGTTCGCGCCAGACCAGACCTCTTTATCTCGCAGGGTCCGCTGTGTTGTGCTCCGAGATCGGGAACGCCTGTTCTTAAAATGTGTCCACGCGGCGGCTGCTCCAACAAGTCGCACGCCAAACGCCGTTGACATCGCAACCAAGCCAAGTGATCTTGACGAGTGATCAGCAAGTGCACTTATTTTTAGTGATGAGtttggaaattaattgaacCCCAGGACCCCCCCTGATAAACAATTGGTGACGTTGTTGCGTGTGATTCGCACCCGGTACGTGTAGTGCTCTTTTACTTGCGCCTGTGTCCTATTAGAGTGGTACTAAAATCCCAGCCTGCCATTTCTGACCAAGTTTTCGTTCCgattcgcttcactttcgatcgctgcgtggcggttgttgttgccgcgTTACCCAACACAGAATGCCAACGgggagaaaacgaaacatcacAACAAATCTCCGCATAGGCGGCTCAAAACCAGTTTCACAGCCCCCGGAGCCACAATTCCTTTCCAACCCCAAGCACCCGTTACCGGCCAAGATTCAAGTTTCCTGTTTCAGCACCGATGCTCCCGATGTTGCGCGTTGAGCTTTGTTTCTTCGCTTCAATTTCCTACACTTTTGCTTCCAACTTTTCGGTTTCTTATGCCCCTTTTACTTATGGCAGAGAGTGCTTGCTTATGCAGAGTTGagttggttttcgttttgcacggtttttatttgtttgtttgtggattttgttttggaaTGTTTGGAAATTCCAAACTCCTAAACGTCTCTTGTATGCTTCTCCTTCGCAGAGAATTCGCGCGGGTCCACCTCgatttgtatgtttgttgCTAGTCGCGCGACAAACAAGCCCCGGAACAACCGGACAGGATTGGGGCGAGCGGCATGTTTGCCGATCGAACGGTTACAGTCACCAACGTAAAGTAAACCAACAAGGTGTGTGAGAGTTTGTGAAgtagtttgtttgattaataGACAGAGACGCCGTTTGTCAACAATTGACGCGCATTAGGACGCCCTTCGCCTCTAGTGATGCGCGATTAGATACGCCTGCGTATGCGTTTCACTGTGCGTGCCTTCGACGATAGTAGTGTCTGTGTTGGTCTCTCAGTGTCCGCAGCATTCACGTGCTAGTGCGGCGCCACTTGATCTACACCCAAGCTTGCAACTTGGTGGCTGCAAGTGCTTTGAACCAATAGAGAGCTCACGAGTCACATCACACCGGAAACACACAGCATGGAAGCGTTCGTCAACGGTACAGGTAGGCAGAGCTTCATTTTGCAAATCGCATCCCGTTCCCTGGTTCTGCTCCCTTTAATCGCACTACTATCGCTTGGCGTTCCTCGCTCCGATAAcccaccggggcccggggttAATATTATCAAGATGTGGCTTTTTTGCTCACCAGCAGCTTCACGGAGCATCGCTTCCACCTATGAGAGCCGTGAGAACCATTTTccgacccgggaccgggagacATAATTCAGCCGGCGGAGGAAAACCCACCGCATGAGTCACCATGATGCACCAATTAATTAACCGGGATCACTTCATACGCTGGGGCAATTGAAGGGCGATTATGATGTGCGAAGTAACGCGATCTCTAAAAACACTGCTCCTTTTgatccgaaaaaaaaataaattttttgacaaccatttctttttcgcccgtTGGGATTTTTTGAAGCATTATAGAAAATTGCCTCAAAGAAATGGTAGTTGAAAATCACCGCGGCACCGGTGGACACTTCTTGGCCACTTTTATTGGTGGTTCTTCCCGGAGGAAAGGATCGGCCACACGTAAAACCGACGGATCGCCCTCCGTTGGCTGAATACTAATGAAGGGACGAGCACGAGTTTGGGTAGTTTCGAACGCGGCTcgaattgaaacgaaaatccCCTACACAATGCGCAGACGTGGCTTGATAGACGCATTGAATGCGCTTGGTTTGCGGTGGTCTGCCGGATCCGGTTTGCATAATTCCCGGCAGCCTTGGGCAAAGCTAGCCCTCCGCGACCTTCAGCCTCTCGGAGATGAACCGACACCCAGCGGTTCCAACCGCAACACTGCAACTCACCCTGACTGGCGCTCCCAGTGAAGCCATTGTGTGGCCACACGCAAACCGTCTAGAACCGTAGCGCCTATTCATTCTCTGCACTTGACTGCATTTTCCCACCCCGCCCCCCTGGGGGGACGATCGAAGCATCTGATCTAGATCCGGCCGATCACCGGCAGATTCGCTTGCCGATACGTGAgtttaaattcaaaacttcCGAATGGATGGAGACCCGTTAAACCTGTTTCGGGTGCTAATTCATTCCGTTCGCCATAGAACTCGAAAAGGTGATCAAACGGGGTCTGATGGGTGCCGTTTTTGTTCTACGGTCATGACACTGACCACACCACGCCCCGGCCCTTCGCTGCGCCGGAGGGTTGCCCCGAGAGCCCCTGCCCAAGGCCCGAGAGACCGATGCGATGATTAGGAATTGTCTAACTCCCGCGCGGGACGGGGAGCTCGTTATTACCGTTTGCCGGCGATGATAATGGTGTTGGCCCTCCCACCCCCACACCGGGCTCCAGCATTGTGCCTTTAGATTTCGAAGGGTAATGATAATATCGACGCGCAGTACCCCGTACCCGGCCAAGCCCGGATTCGCTCAGTTTGCAACCGGAGCTCGTTCAAGTAGCACACCCGCAGCAGGTCTCTGTGCAGCGTGCAAAATGCACCGGAACTCGGTGCTGTtggtagtggcggtggtgctcgTGACGGCGGGTGACAATTTATCGGTTTCCGGTGCTAAAACGAATCCGCTCGGTGACGATGAGGAGGTGGCGAACGTTACGATGGGAATCGTGGAGAacgtggccacggcacgggctgCCATCGAGCGGTTCCGGTCGGCTGTACCATCGGTGGACTACCTTcagctggccaccgtcggtctGACGGAGTACGTCGGCAATCTGACCGGTCGGTTTGAGGCGACGTTTAAGGAGTTTACGACGCGCGAACTGGAATCGGTACAGCACGCCCTGATCGAGACCATCCGGTACCTGAACGGGTACGACTCGGTCAACAGCATCGCGATGCTCCAGAATCTCGACTACAGCATGTACAACCACAACCTGCTCCGTTCGATTAACAGCGATCTGCGGATCGCTTCGATCAGCCTTTCGGAGGCATTGTTCGATCAGCGCGACGTAAGTCCGGCCGTAGACGATGTGTTCGCGGCGACCGACAAACTACAGGAGAATGTCCTGCGGCTGGTGGACGTGATTGAGAAGGGCGAAGCGTGGACGGTGGAAACGATGGCCAGGGCTGAGGCGGCCCAGCGAGGATTCAACGAGTCGATCGATGCGTACGTGAACGGGTCACTGACGCAGATAGAAGAACTCGTCGCAGGGCTGGACGAACTGCGTAGCTACGAGGAGGATGCGTACCGGCGGTTGAAGGAAAAGATTGCGACCCTGCCCAAGTCCACCACCGGCTACTTCGTGGCGCTGAAGAAGGCGATCGAAAACACGATCCAAAAGGTACGCATCAACTTCGAGAACCTGAAGCTGTACAAGCACCGCGATATCGAGCAGTGGAAAACGCGTGGCTCGATCGTGGCCCCGATCGGGTACATGACGCAGGTGGCGGTTCAGGTcgcttccgatccgatgctgGCGAACGACTGTACCGAGTCGTACATCGAGAAGATACTCGCGTTTCCCAACTTCACGCTGGCCCACGTGAACAACTGTCTGGCGGAGCAGAGCGCGTACGAGGAGAAAACGTTCGCGATCGTCTCGCAGGTGCTCGACACGTACGTCATCGGGGCGATCAACGCGTCGTACGCGGCGTACGACATTTGCTTCCGCTACGTTCCGCGGAAGCAGAGCTTTTGCCTCGAGCTGGTAAATACGTCACGAGCCGCCACGATAGCACGAGCTTTTTGTCTAGTAGCATTACGCCTTTCTTTCCAGAACGGATACGAGAATAGTTGGGCCAACGGTAGGATTTATAACGCGGCCAAGCAGGTCGAATCGTTCGTCGACGGCGAGATACAGAACAGCTTCAACAACTGTGTGGCGCAGAATGGGTACTTCCTGAACTACCACAACATCCAGGAGATGTGTATCTACAGCAAGAAGCGAACGCGCTTCCGAAACCGTTGGtcaaagaaataaaatctAAATCGGACGAAGAACAGGGAATTTCTTGGGACGCTTTTGGGGGTCCAGCACTCACTCCGGCGCCGGCGTCTCAGCGTGAAGGCCGCAGTTCTCGCGCAACCCCGCATTGCGAACGAGCTCCAGCACCCGATCGTTGCAGGTCGGTAGGTCCTCCTGGACCTGCTCGAAGaactgctggctggcgacgTCGAGCAGGAAAAACTGTCCCCGGAAGTCGATCGTTGCCACGATCTGTAGGATCAAAAGAGCGATTAGAGGCTGATAGTTCTGGCATTGGTTCAGTCACGGACTTACATTGTCCAAACATTCGGTCATTTTGTCGAACGGCTGCTGGAAGCAGATGTTGAGCCGGCCGTACACCGTCGTGACGTACGGACGCAGGAAGTTGTTGGCGATCGATACGAGCTGCGAGGAGCCCTGGCTCTCGAGGTTCGTCTGTTCCGTCAGGCAGGCCCCAACGAGGTTGTTCACCTGGGCCGGTAGTGCGTTGAACGGCGTAATGAACGCCGAAGCACAGTAGTTGTCCCCGTACAGTACATCGAGCAGGATGCGCGTAAGCAGATCGGCTTCATCGCGCAGGTACGCCAGTGGGTTGTCGCCGGTCTTGAAGAGGGCACTCGTTTTGACCAGCTCTCCCGCCACGGTCAGCGTACGGAGCATAATGTTGCCGGTcagatgatcgatcgattggttcaGCAGGTTCAGCTTCTCGTGGACCTCGCCACTGAACAGCAGTGGCCAGCGGAACACGAAGCTCTGGTTGGTGTCCTTCAGGTGGGTGACGAGTGaatcggccgccgccaggaaCCGCCCGTAGGATGCGTTCGATGCGGCACTATACCGATCGACGGCCGTGTTGATAAAGCCCTGGTTCGAGCGGATCAGTGAGTAGGCCCGTGATTGAAAATCGTTAGCCGCCCGGACAGCGGTCACCACTTTCGTGACACCGGACGAGTAGTCCGTCGAGAGGCGGACCGCAGCTTCGACGACGTCCTGCAGTCGCTGCAGCGTTCCGTCCGCCGAGATGGCCTGCAGGAACTGCTGGGTGTTGAGCGACTGACCACCGATCGCCGCAATGTGCTGACCCAGTTGCCTCAGTTCCGCTGCCAGATCGTTGACGTTCTCACCGATGGCATCGCGCCAGGATCGAAAGAACTCGgccgtgttgttgttctgATCGTAGTCGAACGCCTGCTGGAGGACGGCTAGCGATTGGGTCACGTTCTGGTTCCACGTGGCCACGGCCTGCAGCGACAGATTTAGCCGCGTAAACACGACGGCCGGTGCCGTGACGCGATCCGTCGTAACCTGAGCTACCTCGCGGAACAGTTGGCCCAACACCGCCGTCGTGTTGCCGACGTACTCACGGAACGCCGTGGCCCCGGTTCTCAGAAATTCCGAAGCGGTCGGATTGATCAGATATCCTCGGACCTGCGTTTGGGCTGCCTCCAGATTGCGGACGACGCCGTTGGCTGCACTGGCCAGCCGGGCACCCTGCGGTATTACGtagttgttgccaaaaaacgGTTCCCCGTGCAGCCGGCCaacaccgagcagcagcaacgcgaGAGCAACCTTCAACAACGGTGCCGCCATTCCGATGCGACGAGATTCACGAGCGACTGTGCAACGGAATGGCACGAGAAAGTCTTTCTTATAGCTCCCCGCGGGCTTCTTATCAGGGTTACCAGATAAATAGTACACGGCGCCGTTTACCCTTTTTGTGACCGGGATCCCCGTTCGGGGAACTTCTGGCTCAATCGGACCGGTCCCGGTCGCACGTGGCCCGGTGTAACGGCGGTGTGTTTGCCTACGGCTTGGGTCCCGTTCCGGGAAGTAAGACATCCAAATCCTCTACCGGGTTGTTTCTACCGGGTGCCTGGAGATGACaaatgttttgtaattaaagCGCCAACAGAATGTCTGCAGTGAGATGTTCCGATCAAGACGATCGCCACTGGTTGTCGGCAGGATGCCATCATGGgctgttaaaaaataaataaaccttcCATTTGGTCCCTAAATATCGTGCTATGGGCAACGATGAGTGATCGTGTCCCTTATGCCAGCTGATCCCGTTGGATAGAATATGATCACCGGAGATCGGGCGggtgtttattgtttgtagAGTGCCGACCCGCCAGCGATGGCCATTGTTTGTACACAACGCGAATCCGGTTAATCACCGGCAGTGGCGTTAAAACCGGTGTCAGTGTCACCGGCGAATGGGTGatggaaaaacatttcattcttCTTGCGGCCCCCAAGGCTCCGTTGCTCGCGGAAAACGATCAGCCAACGACCCGCGAAGCGGCAGGGGCAACCTGCCACTTGCCGTTTGCCGATGGTCGGtaaagaaagaaatcaaacagtgctcagccggtggtggccggtgatcgCCACCGATCTCGGTGTCTTCCTTGTCTCCTGCACTGTTTGCTCTGTCAACAGGCAGCTGCGACATGCAGCCGCCAAGTTTACATTATGTACCGGACGCTCCCTTACGCTTCGCAGGCTGACTTAATTTAATACTTCATCATCGGCCATCACACCACATGTTCTGATACTACCACCACTTGCTGCTCGCTCGGCGCATCTGATCTTGAACCGGTTCCCAGCGCATCGTGCTCTGCGTTGTccgtgcgttcgtgcgtgccTCAGCGGGTGATCTTTGTGTATTAATAACGCTCTAGTCCTctgctcggactcggactagatcggtggccatttccgcAAACCTTGAGCAATCGGATTAGATTTATAACGCTCCGATATTGTTCCGATGAAAGGCGCAGGGgaaacaatgatgatgatgatgatgatcattgCCCCATCGGAAAATGCATCGTGTGTGCCGATCCGATCTCCATCATCACCGGGGTAGCAATATCCCGGACCGCGGATACCATAAGGAAACGACGTCGTGAAACTGATACCCCCTTTTTTAGGGTCCCGGAAAGTAATTTATGGCGGCAAGCATTTATTACCATCCCATACTCGACTCGCTGGCACTTACCATCCGCCGGTCGCGGGTTATTGAACGCGCGTGCAGCAACAAAGGTTCGTTCTGAGCACGCGCACGTGTGATGTAACTCTCGGTTGTCGGTGGTGTTTTAGAGTTCACAGGATCACTAATTAACAAATGGTTCCACTCACGCTAAGTGACTCCTCGTTAATCTTGTCACCCGCTCGGTCGCTGTGATCTTCCGCACGTCCGACACAAGTGTTCAATTGCGTGTTACGCGAAAAACCTACCCGCGGCGATGGATCAGCTCACCACGATTCTACGGGATgccatgcgcctccatccaGAACAAGCATTCCGATCCCTCCCCCCTCCGCGGTGGGGAGTGCGCTGGAAAATGGCCCACGGCACACGGATGCATTACAATCTGGGCAAAAATGTGCATTTTTCCGTGCTGCGCCAGGGTGATGGCAATTAAAATGGCGAACAAGTGCCGTTGAGCGCGACGTGCCATTCCAACGGGGTTTTGGGGTGGTGGATTCCATTTTCCCTTCCCTAACATACG encodes the following:
- the LOC131210757 gene encoding uncharacterized protein LOC131210757; the protein is MHRNSVLLVVAVVLVTAGDNLSVSGAKTNPLGDDEEVANVTMGIVENVATARAAIERFRSAVPSVDYLQLATVGLTEYVGNLTGRFEATFKEFTTRELESVQHALIETIRYLNGYDSVNSIAMLQNLDYSMYNHNLLRSINSDLRIASISLSEALFDQRDVSPAVDDVFAATDKLQENVLRLVDVIEKGEAWTVETMARAEAAQRGFNESIDAYVNGSLTQIEELVAGLDELRSYEEDAYRRLKEKIATLPKSTTGYFVALKKAIENTIQKVRINFENLKLYKHRDIEQWKTRGSIVAPIGYMTQVAVQVASDPMLANDCTESYIEKILAFPNFTLAHVNNCLAEQSAYEEKTFAIVSQVLDTYVIGAINASYAAYDICFRYVPRKQSFCLELNGYENSWANGRIYNAAKQVESFVDGEIQNSFNNCVAQNGYFLNYHNIQEMCIYSKKRTRFRNRWSKK
- the LOC131210756 gene encoding uncharacterized protein LOC131210756, which produces MAAPLLKVALALLLLGVGRLHGEPFFGNNYVIPQGARLASAANGVVRNLEAAQTQVRGYLINPTASEFLRTGATAFREYVGNTTAVLGQLFREVAQVTTDRVTAPAVVFTRLNLSLQAVATWNQNVTQSLAVLQQAFDYDQNNNTAEFFRSWRDAIGENVNDLAAELRQLGQHIAAIGGQSLNTQQFLQAISADGTLQRLQDVVEAAVRLSTDYSSGVTKVVTAVRAANDFQSRAYSLIRSNQGFINTAVDRYSAASNASYGRFLAAADSLVTHLKDTNQSFVFRWPLLFSGEVHEKLNLLNQSIDHLTGNIMLRTLTVAGELVKTSALFKTGDNPLAYLRDEADLLTRILLDVLYGDNYCASAFITPFNALPAQVNNLVGACLTEQTNLESQGSSQLVSIANNFLRPYVTTVYGRLNICFQQPFDKMTECLDNIVATIDFRGQFFLLDVASQQFFEQVQEDLPTCNDRVLELVRNAGLRENCGLHAETPAPE